A region of Photobacterium sanguinicancri DNA encodes the following proteins:
- a CDS encoding VOC family protein, with amino-acid sequence MQKLFDVGLHPEQMLAELPGFMSKISDLATTLGIDLTPYQADHIALRVNDHELAKALHQAWLAYGDEWSNNEINGRPIIVIGFTQPLEVGGWTIEALELPYPSDKVYPQQGWEHVEFVIPSQAATTDELQEDLAVLLPTLAWGALAEHGIKVKASSPSGEHERLANPTYAFKQDNLCIKLHPCSLKAVIDSEIA; translated from the coding sequence GGCAGAATTACCTGGGTTTATGAGCAAAATTTCAGACTTAGCAACTACGCTGGGGATTGATCTTACGCCGTATCAAGCTGACCACATTGCTTTGCGTGTTAATGATCATGAATTGGCAAAAGCCTTGCACCAAGCATGGTTAGCCTATGGCGATGAATGGTCGAATAATGAAATTAATGGCCGTCCAATTATCGTGATTGGTTTTACTCAGCCATTAGAAGTTGGAGGTTGGACAATTGAGGCACTTGAATTACCTTACCCAAGTGACAAAGTTTACCCACAGCAGGGCTGGGAGCATGTCGAATTTGTGATTCCCTCGCAAGCTGCGACAACGGATGAGTTACAAGAAGACTTAGCCGTACTCTTGCCTACATTGGCTTGGGGTGCATTAGCGGAACACGGTATTAAGGTGAAGGCAAGTTCGCCATCAGGCGAGCATGAGCGCTTGGCTAACCCTACTTACGCATTCAAGCAAGATAATCTCTGCATTAAGCTTCACCCTTGTAGCTTAAAAGCGGTGATTGACAGTGAAATAGCATAA